ATCATTTCGGCCACGATCACGACGATGAAGGCCGTGCCCATGCCGATGCGCGCGCCGGCCAGGATATACGGCGTGGCGGCCGGCAAGATGACGCGGCGGAACATGGTCATCTGGCTGGCGCCCAGGTTGCGCGCGGCGCGGATATAAATGCCGTCGACCTGGCGCACGCCGGCGATGGTATTCATCAGCACGGGGAAGAAGGAACCGATGCTGATCAGGAAGAAGGCGGGCGGGTTGCCCAGGCCGAACCACAAAATGGCCAGCGGAATGTAGGCGATCGGCGGAATCGGGCGCAGCACCTGCACCAGCGGGTCGAACAGTTTATAGATGGTCTTGTTGGTACCCATCAGCAAGCCCAGCGGCAAGGCCAGGCCGGCGCCGATGGCGAAGCCGCCCAGCACGCGCGACAGGCTGGCCCAGGCGTCGTGCGGCAATTCGCCGGAGAACATCCACACCAGGTAGTTGCCCGCTTCGGGCGTGTACGCTTGCATCGGCATCAGGTATTCATACCACTTCACCAGCACGGCCACGGGCGAGGGCAGGATTTGCGGGTTGATCCAGCCGAAGGTCGACATGGCTTGCCAAAGAAGCAATGCAGCAGCGGGCACGGCGGCGCCGTGCGCGAAGCGTTTCATCATTTGCATATTCATTGTGATACTTTCAGATTAGCGTGGCCGTGGTTAGCGTGGGACATAGGACTTCTTGGCTTTTTCCAGCAGGTCCAGCTTGACCCAATCCTTGGCGGCAGGCGCCTTGGCCATGCGGCCCACGCCGAATTTCACCATGTAGTCGGTGGTCAGCTGCACGTGGCTTTGCGTGATGTCTTCCGTGAAGATGGCGTTGTCGATGGCATCGCGGTAATCCTCGGTCGTGATCTGATTCTTGAACATCGATTCGCGCACGTATTTTTCCGCCAGTTTCGGGTCGGCCAAAAACGCCCGCGTGGCGGCGACGAAGCAATCCATGAAGCGCTGGGCCACGGCCGGCTTTTCCTTGTACATCTTTTCCGTCATCACGAGGGCGCGCACGGGCTCGCCCAGCGGCGTGTCATACGGTTTGATGATGGCCGCGCCGTATTTCTTGTGGATCGCCTGCGTCGAGTACGGTTCGGACTGGCTCATGACGTCGATATCCTTGGTCAGCAGCGCCTGGTTCAGGTCAGGGTAGCCCATGTACAGGATCTGCACGTCCTTGCCCGGCTTGTCGGACCAGGTCAGCTTGGCCTTGGTCAATTCGGCAAACAGCAGGATTTCCTGCGGGCCGCCGCGCGTGACGCCGACTTTCTTGCCTTTCAGGCCAGCAATATCCTTGATGTTCAGGTCGGGACGCCCGACGATCTGCACGCCGCCTTTGGCGAAGCCGCCCACCAGGTACACGGGCAAGCCCGTGGCGCGGCCCGTGATGGCCGCTTCCAGCGCGCTGGCGGACACGTCGATTTCGCCGGCGATCATGGCCGGCACGATGTCGAGGCCCTTGGCGAAGATGCGTTCTTCAATTTTCAGGTCGTACTTCGGCGCGATTTCCTTCATGTAGGCGACGGCGCCGTAATGGGCGAATTTCAGGTTGCCCAGACGGACCAGGTCGGCCGCATGGACGGCCAGCGGGAATTGCGCGGCCAGTGCGACGGCCACGGCCAGTGCCTTGGTGTTCAGGAAGGACGAGATGCGGAAGGTGCGTGCCATGCTGTTGTCTCCAAAAAAAGGTAGATGGTTTTTATATTGGGTGAGGCTGCCGCTCTGGTGGCGGTTATGAAAATATAAAAGCATCTTCCGTGCCAGTGGAGCGCATTTTGGCGTTTATTGCAAGTGATTGTTTATAAAGGTTTAATTTGAATCTATTGAAAATGGGAAATGACGAGATTCCGTCTTTCCGCACGGCGAAGGGAAAGACTGTGCGGATTGCCGCATTTTGATTGGCTGATCCGGTGCCGGCTTGCGGTGCCGCATGCCGGTGAACCTTCAGGGCGCGGCCG
This window of the Janthinobacterium agaricidamnosum genome carries:
- a CDS encoding ABC transporter substrate-binding protein, yielding MARTFRISSFLNTKALAVAVALAAQFPLAVHAADLVRLGNLKFAHYGAVAYMKEIAPKYDLKIEERIFAKGLDIVPAMIAGEIDVSASALEAAITGRATGLPVYLVGGFAKGGVQIVGRPDLNIKDIAGLKGKKVGVTRGGPQEILLFAELTKAKLTWSDKPGKDVQILYMGYPDLNQALLTKDIDVMSQSEPYSTQAIHKKYGAAIIKPYDTPLGEPVRALVMTEKMYKEKPAVAQRFMDCFVAATRAFLADPKLAEKYVRESMFKNQITTEDYRDAIDNAIFTEDITQSHVQLTTDYMVKFGVGRMAKAPAAKDWVKLDLLEKAKKSYVPR
- a CDS encoding ABC transporter permease yields the protein MNMQMMKRFAHGAAVPAAALLLWQAMSTFGWINPQILPSPVAVLVKWYEYLMPMQAYTPEAGNYLVWMFSGELPHDAWASLSRVLGGFAIGAGLALPLGLLMGTNKTIYKLFDPLVQVLRPIPPIAYIPLAILWFGLGNPPAFFLISIGSFFPVLMNTIAGVRQVDGIYIRAARNLGASQMTMFRRVILPAATPYILAGARIGMGTAFIVVIVAEMIAVNSGLGFRILEAREYFWSDKIIAGMFTIGLFGLAIDMAMNALNNHLLQWHRGLEH